In the genome of Natronocella acetinitrilica, one region contains:
- a CDS encoding UvrD-helicase domain-containing protein has protein sequence MHIVSLAASGGSLKVEAGAGTGKTSTLVDIARALKARRGTYIAFNRAIADEARRRFPQNVRSSTAHALAFRAVGHYYKARLDQRLTPWVVSEALHLPRTAFNLDPAFQAQLLLGFITRFCQSAERAIGLRHAPAQELLRAVKPERGVLERSVMRDRARALGRELLPQANSLWAALIDPRGRLPITHDVYLKLWALERPHIPGDFILFDEAQDANPIMLELVRNQQHAQHIWVGDTFQSIYQWRGAVNAMAAIATEHTAPLTQSFRFGEAVAGLANAILKSIAGAEGTLRGTPTIDSRIARLERPRAILSRTNLGVIGQVLDCLQDNRKPMVAGGVRELLRLLESAEKLMHGVPVVSGDLAGFRDWESLVEYSESELGRDLQPLVKMVDEYGARLLIKRIEPLEGLPESRADLIVSTAHKSKGLEWDSVLLDADFKGHDEEADPAELTARANLLYVAATRGMRTLDISLCEPACAAIGVAGESLPLATPEARQASQATGGQATPPQGARGATAAAVDALLGQG, from the coding sequence GTGCATATCGTGAGCCTTGCCGCGAGCGGTGGCTCGCTCAAGGTCGAGGCCGGTGCCGGCACCGGCAAGACCTCGACCCTCGTTGACATCGCCAGGGCGCTCAAGGCGCGGCGCGGCACCTACATTGCATTCAACCGCGCCATCGCCGATGAGGCACGCCGGCGTTTTCCGCAGAACGTGCGCAGCAGCACCGCCCACGCACTCGCCTTTCGCGCCGTCGGCCACTACTACAAGGCCCGGCTCGACCAGCGCCTGACACCCTGGGTGGTGAGCGAGGCACTGCACCTGCCGCGCACCGCGTTCAATCTCGACCCGGCCTTTCAGGCGCAGCTCCTGCTTGGCTTCATCACCCGCTTCTGCCAGTCGGCGGAGCGCGCCATTGGGCTTCGTCACGCGCCCGCCCAGGAGCTCCTGCGCGCGGTCAAGCCAGAGCGCGGCGTGCTCGAGCGCAGCGTCATGCGCGATCGCGCCCGCGCACTTGGCCGGGAGCTGCTGCCGCAGGCAAACAGCCTCTGGGCCGCGCTCATCGACCCCCGCGGGCGGCTGCCGATCACCCATGACGTCTACCTCAAGCTCTGGGCGCTCGAGCGCCCGCACATCCCGGGTGACTTCATCCTCTTCGATGAGGCGCAGGACGCCAACCCCATCATGCTCGAGCTGGTCAGAAACCAGCAGCACGCCCAGCACATCTGGGTCGGCGACACCTTCCAGTCGATCTACCAGTGGCGCGGTGCGGTCAACGCCATGGCGGCGATCGCAACCGAGCACACCGCGCCACTGACCCAGTCGTTTCGCTTCGGCGAGGCGGTTGCCGGGCTTGCCAACGCCATCCTGAAGTCGATTGCCGGCGCCGAGGGCACGCTGCGCGGGACGCCGACGATCGACAGCCGCATCGCGCGCCTCGAGCGCCCGCGGGCGATCCTCTCGCGGACCAACCTCGGGGTGATCGGGCAGGTGCTCGACTGCCTCCAGGACAACCGCAAGCCGATGGTCGCCGGTGGCGTGCGCGAGCTCCTGCGCCTGCTTGAGAGCGCCGAGAAGCTGATGCACGGGGTCCCCGTGGTGAGCGGCGACCTGGCAGGCTTCCGCGACTGGGAGAGCCTGGTGGAGTACAGCGAGAGCGAGCTCGGACGCGATCTCCAGCCGCTGGTGAAGATGGTCGACGAGTACGGCGCGCGACTGCTCATCAAGCGCATCGAGCCCCTGGAGGGCCTGCCCGAGTCGCGGGCCGATCTCATCGTCTCCACGGCCCACAAGTCCAAGGGGCTTGAGTGGGACAGCGTGCTGCTCGACGCCGACTTCAAGGGCCATGACGAGGAGGCCGACCCGGCCGAGCTCACCGCCCGCGCGAACCTGCTCTATGTCGCGGCCACCCGCGGCATGCGCACCCTCGACATCAGCCTCTGTGAACCCGCCTGCGCGGCGATCGGCGTTGCCGGTGAATCACTGCCGCTGGCAACCCCCGAGGCCCGTCAGGCGAGCCAGGCCACGGGCGGCCAGGCGACGCCGCCGCAGGGAGCGCGCGGCGCAACCGCCGCCGCCGTCGACGCACTGCTCGGACAGGGCTAG